One window of Amaranthus tricolor cultivar Red isolate AtriRed21 chromosome 13, ASM2621246v1, whole genome shotgun sequence genomic DNA carries:
- the LOC130798856 gene encoding uncharacterized protein LOC130798856, with protein MEAMRSWSSPKNVIEMRSFLGLAGYYRQFVQDFSRIARPMTYLIKKERLTTTPVHMLPNLKLDNSIYSDVRKKGLGCMLMQDHKSDQNIRQHRWLEMMTDYDFEFVYHKARANFVADALSRKSSHTLATLSGVEELNGDFTRLNLEVIQESELQYCVSALAIQLSFLEEIPSLQDKDPKLVKLKEQACVGKAEGFFIHEDGGLRSAFLDGAHRSKFSIHLVGGRMYHDPKLMFKWSGMKKDIAEDNISMDFIVGLPQTMSGNDALWAMVYRFIKYAFFSMNCRWELEQLAYAYIK; from the exons ATGGAGGCAATGCGGAGCTGGTCGTCGCCAAAGAACGTCATAGAAATGAGAAGTTTCTTGGGCTTGGCTGGATACTATCGTCAATTTGTTCAGGATTTCTCTCGTATTGCTCGACCAATGACTTATCTGATAAAGAAGGAGAGGCTAACTACAACCCCTGTTCATATGCTACCTAACCTTAAGTTGGATAATTCAATTTATAGCGATGTGAGAAAGAAAGGGTTAGGATGCATGCTTATGCAAGATCACAAG AGTGACCAAAACATACGGCAACATCGGTGGTTGGAAATGATGACGGATTATGATTTTGAGTTTGTATACCATAAGGCGCGAGCTAATTTCGTTGCTGATGCGTTGAGCAGGAAATCTAGTCATACCTTGGCTACTTTGAGTGGGGTTGAAGAGTTAAATGGAGATTTTACTAGGTTAAATTTGGAGGTTATACAGGAAAGCGAGTTGCAATATTGTGTTAGCGCTTTGGCTATACAACTCTCGTTTTTGGAAGAAATCCCAAGTTTGCAGGATAAAGACCCAAAACTGGTGAAGCTAAAAGAGCAGGCTTGTGTGGGAAAAGCCGAGGGATTCTTTATTCATGAGGATGGAGGTTTGAG GAGCGCATTTTTGGATGGAGCTCATAGATCAAAGTTTTCTATTCACCTTGTGGGAGGTCGGATGTATCATGATCCCAAGCTTATGTTTAAGTGGTCGGGAATGAAGAAGGACATCGCTGA GGATAATATATCGATGGATTTCATTGTGGGTTTGCCTCAAACAATGTCAGGGAATGATGCCTTATGGGCAATGGTGTATCGGTTCATAAAGTATGCATTCTTCTCTATGAATTGCCGTTGGGAGTTGGAACAATTGGCTTATGCTTATATTAAGTAA